A portion of the Pectobacterium brasiliense genome contains these proteins:
- a CDS encoding D-ribose ABC transporter substrate-binding protein: MKPYRLKSSLLAVMFSFSAGAFAADNGLIAIITPSHDNPFFKAEAEGARTKAIELGYTTLVASHDDDVSKQNQLIETAIARKAKAIILDNAGADATIGPLKKAKAAGIPAFLIDREINETGVAVAQIVSNNYQGAQLGAEKFVELMGQKGKYVELIGRESDTNAHVRSQGYHDVIDQYSDMKRVARQTANWSQTEAFTRMEAILQANPDITGVISGNDTMALGAEAALKAAGRHDVIVVGFDGSDYVRDSIINKGNIKATVLQPGWQQAQMAVEQADYYLKNGKAQHEEKQLMDCILIDESNATKLNTFALKP, encoded by the coding sequence ATGAAACCTTACCGTCTGAAATCCTCCCTGCTGGCCGTCATGTTTTCCTTCTCTGCCGGTGCATTCGCCGCAGATAACGGGTTGATCGCCATAATTACCCCTTCACACGATAACCCATTCTTTAAAGCCGAAGCCGAAGGTGCCAGAACCAAAGCCATCGAACTGGGCTACACCACGCTGGTGGCATCGCATGATGATGATGTAAGCAAGCAAAATCAGCTGATTGAAACCGCCATTGCCCGAAAGGCGAAAGCCATCATTCTGGATAATGCCGGGGCTGATGCGACCATTGGCCCGTTGAAAAAAGCGAAAGCTGCCGGTATTCCCGCTTTCCTGATCGATCGTGAAATCAATGAAACCGGCGTGGCCGTGGCGCAGATCGTTTCCAATAACTATCAGGGCGCACAGCTCGGTGCGGAGAAATTCGTCGAGCTAATGGGACAGAAAGGCAAATACGTCGAGCTGATTGGCCGCGAATCAGACACCAATGCGCACGTCCGTTCGCAGGGCTACCACGATGTGATCGACCAATATAGCGACATGAAGCGCGTCGCCAGACAAACGGCGAACTGGAGCCAGACTGAAGCCTTTACCCGCATGGAAGCCATTTTGCAGGCAAATCCGGATATCACCGGCGTGATTTCCGGCAACGACACCATGGCGCTGGGGGCGGAAGCGGCGCTGAAAGCGGCGGGGCGTCATGACGTGATTGTGGTGGGCTTTGACGGCAGCGACTACGTGCGCGATTCCATCATCAATAAAGGCAATATCAAGGCCACGGTGCTGCAACCCGGCTGGCAACAGGCGCAGATGGCGGTCGAACAGGCAGATTACTACCTGAAGAACGGCAAGGCACAGCATGAAGAGAAACAGCTGATGGACTGCATTCTGATCGACGAATCTAACGCGACCAAACTGAACACCTTTGCGTTGAAACCGTAA
- a CDS encoding putative T6SS immunity periplasmic lipoprotein, which produces MTLTAKLPAFLLIAASFLLVGCPGSGDRLQPDELTSVRQAENDLCFLVSDAQDYQPTLIAISTRTAQPQEWALYENPSIVVTQGELCIPRSVYHFLDDRTYVVRYILQSKKHSNSRRSIVSAIAFTNGSVRNVPLRKDEAAYY; this is translated from the coding sequence ATGACACTTACCGCAAAATTGCCTGCCTTTCTGCTTATCGCGGCGAGTTTTCTTCTTGTCGGTTGTCCCGGCTCAGGCGATCGATTACAGCCGGACGAATTGACATCAGTCAGACAAGCGGAAAACGATCTCTGTTTTTTAGTTAGCGATGCTCAGGATTATCAACCTACTCTTATCGCTATCAGCACAAGAACCGCTCAGCCACAGGAATGGGCGCTGTATGAAAATCCCAGCATCGTCGTTACACAAGGCGAACTGTGTATTCCTCGTTCTGTTTACCATTTTTTAGACGACAGGACATACGTCGTCAGGTATATCCTGCAATCGAAAAAACACAGCAATTCACGAAGAAGCATCGTCTCTGCGATAGCATTTACGAACGGCAGCGTTCGAAACGTACCGCTGAGGAAGGATGAAGCCGCTTATTATTGA
- a CDS encoding ABC transporter substrate-binding protein: MNELIKKRFKHSLLFLSLCATGAMTSAFAAQVPAGVELADKQELVRGNGSEPASLDPHKVESDVEGHIINDFFDNLVRVGDDGTIQPRLAERWDNKDNTVWTFHLRPDAKWSDGSPITADDVVYSWRRLSDPKTLSPYGTYVASMYVKNAADILAGKKAPDSLGVKALDSHTVEVTLEHPLSYFLEMSAYHILVPLPKAVLEKHPDNWTQVGNFVSSGPYTLSEWVVNERIVGKRNSQYWDNAHTVINKVTYLPISSQAAELNRYKSGEIDVTGILSPVQFASLKKEYPQEVKVSPQIGTYFYRFNTQKAPFDDPRVRRALDLSLDKNIIANNVLGMGQTPAYSLIPKNIGGFQRKDPEWASWTQQQRNDEAKKLLKEAGFDDKHPLKFNLLYNTSESHLRVAIAASSMWKKNLGSEVTLQNQEWKTMLDTVRTGNFEVVRQSWTGDYNEASTFLNTLETNDSNNNGKFGNAQYDALLKKALTAKDKQEKETIYQQASDILDSNVPLLPIYYYVQPQMVKTYIGGFSPNVRGDYYTQDMYILKH, translated from the coding sequence ATGAATGAGTTGATCAAAAAACGTTTTAAACACTCGCTGCTGTTTCTCTCGCTGTGTGCAACAGGCGCGATGACATCGGCTTTTGCTGCTCAGGTTCCTGCTGGTGTGGAACTGGCGGATAAACAAGAGCTGGTACGAGGTAATGGCTCAGAGCCTGCGTCGTTGGATCCGCATAAGGTGGAAAGCGATGTAGAAGGCCACATTATTAACGACTTCTTCGATAATTTGGTTCGCGTGGGCGATGACGGCACCATTCAGCCGCGACTGGCCGAGCGCTGGGATAATAAAGACAACACGGTGTGGACGTTCCACCTGCGGCCTGATGCCAAATGGTCCGATGGTTCACCAATTACCGCGGATGATGTGGTGTACAGCTGGCGACGCCTTAGCGACCCTAAAACGCTGTCGCCTTACGGCACCTACGTTGCCAGTATGTATGTGAAGAATGCGGCGGATATTCTGGCGGGCAAGAAAGCGCCGGATTCGCTGGGTGTGAAAGCCTTGGACAGCCACACGGTGGAGGTCACGCTGGAACACCCGCTGTCGTATTTCCTGGAAATGTCGGCATACCATATTCTGGTCCCGCTGCCGAAAGCAGTGCTTGAAAAACACCCTGATAACTGGACGCAGGTCGGGAATTTCGTCAGCAGCGGCCCCTATACGTTGAGCGAATGGGTGGTTAACGAACGTATCGTCGGCAAGCGCAATAGTCAGTATTGGGATAATGCGCATACCGTCATTAACAAAGTGACGTATCTGCCGATCAGCTCGCAGGCGGCGGAGCTGAATCGCTATAAATCCGGCGAAATTGACGTCACGGGTATTTTGTCGCCCGTTCAATTCGCATCGCTGAAAAAAGAGTATCCGCAGGAGGTGAAGGTATCACCACAGATCGGAACCTATTTTTATCGCTTCAATACGCAAAAAGCCCCTTTTGACGATCCCCGCGTCCGTCGCGCACTGGATCTCAGTTTGGATAAAAATATCATCGCAAACAATGTGCTAGGTATGGGACAGACGCCTGCTTACAGCTTGATTCCCAAAAATATAGGGGGCTTTCAGCGCAAGGATCCCGAGTGGGCAAGCTGGACGCAGCAGCAGCGTAATGACGAGGCGAAAAAACTGTTGAAAGAGGCTGGGTTTGATGACAAGCATCCGCTGAAATTCAACCTGCTTTACAACACCTCCGAGTCGCACTTACGCGTGGCAATTGCCGCCAGCTCAATGTGGAAGAAAAATCTTGGGTCGGAAGTGACATTGCAAAATCAGGAATGGAAAACGATGCTGGATACCGTACGTACCGGTAACTTTGAGGTGGTCAGACAGTCCTGGACTGGGGATTACAACGAAGCCAGTACGTTCTTGAATACGCTGGAAACGAATGACAGCAACAACAACGGTAAATTCGGTAATGCACAATATGATGCGTTGTTGAAAAAGGCGCTGACGGCGAAGGATAAGCAGGAAAAAGAGACTATTTATCAACAAGCTTCGGATATTTTAGATAGCAACGTCCCTTTGTTGCCCATCTACTACTATGTCCAGCCACAGATGGTTAAGACCTACATCGGTGGTTTTTCCCCTAATGTGCGTGGTGATTATTACACGCAAGACATGTACATCCTCAAGCACTGA
- the ribA gene encoding GTP cyclohydrolase II, translating into MQLKRVAEAKLPTPWGDFLMVGFEEIATGHDHLALVYGDISGSVPVLARVHSECLTGDALFSLRCDCGFQLEAALSHIAEEGRGVLLYHRQEGRNIGLLNKIRAYALQDLGADTVEANHQLGFAADERDFTLCADMFKLLDVDEVRLLTNNPQKVKILNEAGINIVERVPLIVGRNPKNENYLATKAAKMGHLLDMK; encoded by the coding sequence ATGCAGCTAAAACGGGTGGCGGAAGCCAAGTTGCCCACCCCGTGGGGCGATTTCCTGATGGTAGGTTTCGAAGAGATCGCCACAGGCCACGATCACCTCGCTCTGGTTTATGGTGATATTTCCGGTTCAGTTCCCGTACTCGCCCGCGTGCACTCCGAGTGTCTGACGGGGGATGCCCTGTTTAGCCTGCGCTGCGACTGTGGTTTCCAGCTTGAAGCGGCACTGAGCCACATCGCCGAAGAAGGCCGCGGCGTGCTGCTATACCACCGTCAGGAAGGCCGTAATATTGGGCTGCTCAATAAGATCCGCGCTTATGCGTTGCAGGATCTAGGAGCTGATACGGTGGAAGCCAATCATCAGCTTGGGTTCGCCGCCGACGAGCGCGATTTCACGCTGTGCGCCGACATGTTCAAGCTGCTCGACGTTGATGAAGTTCGCCTGCTGACGAATAACCCGCAGAAAGTGAAAATACTCAACGAAGCAGGCATCAATATCGTTGAGCGCGTGCCATTAATCGTCGGGCGCAACCCGAAGAATGAGAACTATCTGGCAACCAAAGCTGCCAAAATGGGGCACCTGCTGGATATGAAGTAA
- the pgpB gene encoding phosphatidylglycerophosphatase B, which produces MYEIARRTTIGAALLLIMPMIIWMSGWQWQPEYDGLWLRVLFWITETVTSPWGILTSIVLSIWFLWCLRFRLKPALGLLVIMAITVLIGQGIKSAIKEWVQESRPYVVWLEKNHQVDDSYFYSLPRNERSELVKTQLQDQAQIPQWLRSHWQFETGFAFPSGHTMFAATWALLGVGLLWARRHYKTVVILMLWASGVMGSRLVLGMHWPQDLVVATLISWLLVVVASWMAQRWCGPLSLQYEEIKEQAEEDAAENKSS; this is translated from the coding sequence ATGTACGAAATTGCCAGACGAACAACTATTGGCGCAGCGCTATTACTGATTATGCCAATGATTATCTGGATGAGCGGTTGGCAGTGGCAACCGGAGTACGACGGACTCTGGTTACGCGTACTCTTCTGGATTACCGAAACGGTGACATCGCCGTGGGGCATTCTGACCAGCATCGTGCTCAGCATCTGGTTTCTCTGGTGTCTGCGTTTTCGCCTGAAACCTGCGCTCGGCCTGTTGGTCATCATGGCGATTACGGTGCTGATTGGGCAGGGGATCAAATCGGCTATTAAAGAGTGGGTGCAGGAATCACGGCCCTATGTCGTCTGGCTGGAGAAAAATCATCAGGTGGACGACAGCTATTTCTATTCGCTGCCGCGTAATGAGCGTTCGGAACTGGTGAAAACACAGTTGCAGGACCAGGCGCAGATTCCACAATGGCTGCGCAGCCACTGGCAGTTTGAAACGGGCTTTGCTTTCCCCTCCGGGCACACCATGTTTGCTGCAACCTGGGCGCTGCTGGGGGTTGGGCTGCTGTGGGCACGTCGACATTATAAAACGGTGGTGATCCTGATGCTGTGGGCCAGCGGCGTTATGGGTAGCCGTCTGGTACTCGGCATGCATTGGCCGCAGGATTTGGTGGTGGCGACGTTAATTAGCTGGCTGCTGGTGGTGGTCGCCAGTTGGATGGCGCAGCGCTGGTGCGGACCGCTCTCGCTCCAATATGAAGAAATTAAAGAACAGGCGGAGGAGGATGCCGCCGAAAATAAATCCTCGTAG
- the acnA gene encoding aconitate hydratase AcnA: MSSHLRDTCLDTLTVQKQVYHYYSLSKAAKTLGNIDKLPKSLKVLLENLLRHQDGDTVEQDDLQAVVDWLKTGHVDREIAYRPARVLMQDFTGVPAVVDLAAMRAAVKRLGGDVNKVNPLSPVDLVIDHSVTVDHFGDRQALTDNTQLEMARNRERYEFLRWGQNAFSYFSVVPPGTGICHQVNLEYLAKAIWYEKQGDKQFTYPDTLVGTDSHTTMINGLGVLGWGVGGIEAEAAMLGQPVSMLIPDVVGVKLSGKMREGITATDLVLTVTQMLRKHGVVGKFVEFYGDGLDSLPLADRATIANMAPEYGATCGFFPIDQITLDYMRLTNRAEEQIALVEAYSKQQGLWRNTGDEPVFTSQLALDLSTVETSLAGPKRPQDRVPLAGVPEAFKASRELEVSTVKNRSDYEEFTLEGETHRLQQGAVVIAAITSCTNTSNPSVLMTAGLLAKNAVERGLKTKPWVKTSLAPGSRVVTDYYAKAGLTPFLDELGFNLVGYGCTTCIGNSGPLPDAIEAAIKEGDLTVGAVLSGNRNFEGRIHPLVKTNWLASPPLVVAYALAGNMNVDLTQEPLGEDRDGKAVYLKDIWPSTKAVADAVLNVSAGMFHKQYAAVFEGTQEWQDIEVDDNPTYQWPEESTYIRQTPFFLDMGKEPEPVQDIHNARILAMLGDSVTTDHISPAGNIKRDSPAGKYLLERGVETAEFNSYGSRRGNHEVMMRGTFANIRIRNEMVPGKEGGYTRHIPSQNEMTIYDAAMRYKDENVPLALFAGKEYGSGSSRDWAAKGPRLLGVRVVIAESFERIHRSNLIGMGILPLEFPDGVTRKTLQLTGDEQISITGLNQLTPGATVEVNITDTSGNTQTISTRCRIDTRNELTYYQNDGILHYVIRNML, from the coding sequence ATGTCATCACACCTTCGCGACACTTGTCTGGACACACTGACGGTACAGAAGCAGGTTTACCATTACTACAGCCTGTCGAAGGCGGCGAAAACGCTTGGGAACATCGATAAATTACCGAAGTCGCTCAAAGTGCTGCTGGAGAATTTATTGCGTCATCAGGACGGCGACACGGTAGAGCAGGACGATCTTCAGGCGGTCGTTGACTGGCTGAAGACGGGCCATGTTGACCGGGAAATCGCCTATCGTCCCGCGCGTGTATTGATGCAGGACTTTACCGGCGTGCCTGCCGTGGTCGATCTGGCGGCAATGCGAGCGGCGGTGAAACGGCTGGGCGGCGATGTGAATAAGGTTAACCCGCTGTCGCCGGTCGATCTGGTGATTGACCACTCGGTGACGGTTGACCACTTCGGCGATCGTCAGGCACTCACGGATAACACGCAGTTGGAAATGGCGCGTAACCGTGAGCGTTATGAGTTTTTACGCTGGGGGCAAAATGCCTTTAGTTACTTCAGCGTCGTGCCGCCGGGAACCGGGATTTGCCACCAGGTGAATCTGGAGTATCTCGCCAAGGCCATCTGGTATGAAAAGCAGGGCGACAAACAGTTTACCTATCCGGATACGCTGGTGGGAACCGATTCACATACCACGATGATTAACGGTTTAGGTGTGCTCGGCTGGGGCGTCGGCGGGATAGAGGCCGAGGCAGCGATGCTGGGGCAGCCTGTGTCGATGCTGATCCCTGACGTGGTCGGCGTCAAGCTAAGCGGCAAGATGCGCGAAGGGATTACGGCAACCGATCTGGTCCTGACAGTCACGCAGATGCTGCGTAAACACGGCGTGGTCGGTAAGTTTGTGGAATTTTACGGCGATGGGCTGGATTCGCTGCCGCTGGCGGATCGCGCAACCATCGCCAACATGGCACCGGAATATGGTGCGACCTGCGGCTTTTTCCCCATCGATCAAATCACGCTCGACTATATGCGGTTGACCAACCGCGCGGAAGAACAGATCGCGCTGGTGGAAGCCTACAGTAAGCAGCAGGGGCTGTGGCGCAATACGGGTGATGAACCGGTATTTACCAGCCAGCTTGCGCTGGATTTGTCGACGGTGGAAACCAGTCTGGCAGGGCCGAAACGCCCGCAGGATCGCGTGCCTTTAGCGGGCGTGCCAGAAGCCTTTAAAGCCAGTCGGGAGCTGGAAGTCAGCACGGTGAAGAACCGTTCTGACTATGAAGAATTCACGCTGGAAGGTGAAACGCACCGTTTACAGCAGGGAGCCGTTGTGATCGCCGCGATCACCTCCTGTACCAATACCTCTAACCCGAGCGTGCTGATGACAGCCGGACTGCTGGCAAAAAATGCCGTAGAGCGCGGTCTGAAAACCAAGCCGTGGGTCAAGACCTCGCTGGCACCCGGTTCGCGGGTCGTAACGGATTACTATGCTAAAGCGGGATTGACACCGTTCCTCGACGAGCTGGGATTCAATCTGGTGGGCTACGGCTGCACCACCTGTATTGGTAACTCAGGCCCGCTGCCGGATGCGATTGAAGCCGCGATAAAAGAAGGCGATCTGACGGTCGGCGCAGTGCTGTCAGGCAACCGTAACTTTGAAGGCCGTATTCATCCGCTGGTGAAGACGAACTGGCTGGCATCGCCGCCGCTGGTGGTCGCGTATGCGTTGGCAGGAAATATGAACGTCGATCTGACGCAAGAACCGCTGGGTGAAGATCGTGACGGGAAAGCCGTCTACCTGAAAGATATTTGGCCGTCGACGAAAGCGGTGGCGGACGCGGTATTGAACGTTAGCGCAGGCATGTTCCACAAACAGTATGCTGCCGTGTTTGAAGGCACGCAGGAGTGGCAAGATATTGAGGTCGACGACAATCCTACCTATCAATGGCCGGAAGAATCGACCTATATTCGCCAGACGCCTTTCTTCCTGGATATGGGGAAAGAGCCTGAGCCGGTTCAGGATATCCACAACGCGCGCATTCTGGCGATGCTGGGCGATTCGGTGACAACTGACCATATCTCACCAGCAGGCAATATCAAGCGCGATAGCCCGGCAGGGAAATATTTGCTGGAGCGCGGCGTCGAAACTGCGGAGTTCAACTCTTACGGGTCACGGCGTGGTAACCACGAAGTGATGATGCGTGGGACGTTTGCCAACATTCGTATCCGTAATGAAATGGTGCCCGGTAAAGAGGGCGGCTATACCCGCCACATCCCGTCGCAGAATGAGATGACGATCTATGATGCGGCGATGCGCTACAAGGACGAAAATGTCCCGCTGGCACTGTTTGCTGGTAAAGAGTATGGCTCCGGCTCCAGCCGAGACTGGGCCGCGAAAGGCCCGCGTTTGCTGGGCGTCCGCGTGGTGATTGCTGAATCGTTTGAACGTATTCACCGTTCTAACCTGATCGGGATGGGGATTCTGCCGCTGGAGTTTCCTGACGGTGTGACGCGTAAGACGCTGCAATTAACTGGCGACGAGCAAATCTCGATTACGGGGCTAAATCAGCTGACGCCAGGGGCGACAGTTGAGGTCAACATCACGGATACCAGCGGTAACACGCAGACCATCAGCACCCGCTGTCGTATCGATACCCGTAATGAACTGACTTACTACCAGAACGACGGCATCCTGCACTACGTTATCCGCAATATGCTGTAA
- the gstA gene encoding glutathione transferase GstA, with the protein MKLFYKAESSSLFTHIVLIESKLEFKLEKVNLRTKKTERGTDYTFINPKGMVPALELDDGSVLTEGVAIAEYIADLVPHCNLIAPTGSMARYHTLEWLNYISAELHKTFTPLFRPGTPETYKELLMEYLQVKFRYINLVLSEQNYLVANRFSIADAYLFTVMRWAQSLKLDMFRYPALAAYLDHIAERPSVVTALKVERLKG; encoded by the coding sequence ATGAAACTGTTTTACAAAGCTGAAAGCAGTTCTCTTTTTACACACATTGTTTTGATCGAGTCTAAATTGGAATTCAAGCTGGAGAAGGTCAATCTGCGCACGAAAAAGACCGAGCGTGGAACCGACTATACGTTTATCAACCCGAAAGGGATGGTGCCAGCGTTAGAGCTGGATGATGGGTCTGTCCTGACTGAAGGTGTCGCTATTGCCGAGTACATTGCCGATCTGGTTCCGCACTGTAACCTTATCGCTCCGACTGGCAGTATGGCGCGCTACCATACGCTCGAGTGGCTGAATTATATTTCTGCTGAGCTGCACAAGACGTTTACGCCACTCTTCCGTCCCGGCACGCCGGAAACGTATAAAGAGCTGTTGATGGAGTATTTGCAGGTCAAATTCCGCTATATCAATCTGGTGTTGAGTGAACAGAACTATCTGGTCGCCAACCGCTTTAGTATCGCCGATGCGTATCTGTTTACCGTGATGCGTTGGGCGCAGTCGCTAAAACTGGATATGTTCCGCTACCCTGCTCTGGCGGCTTACCTCGACCATATTGCCGAACGCCCTTCCGTCGTTACCGCGCTTAAGGTTGAAAGGTTAAAAGGTTAG
- the pdxY gene encoding pyridoxal kinase PdxY, which produces MKNILSIQSHVVFGHAGNSAAEFPMRRMGANVWPLNTVQFSNHTQYGHWTGCVMPASHLTEVVQGIANIDKLKTCNAVLSGYIGSAEQGEHILGIVRQVKEANPDALYFCDPVMGTPEKGCIVAPGVSDFHCQQSLLAADIIAPNLPELELLGGRTVHNVAEAVETARALCAKGPKIVLVKHLSRAATREDSFEMLLVTLTDAWHISRPLVEFERQPVGVGDLTSGLLLVNLLKGVALDKALEHTTAAVYEVMLVTKEMNEYELQLVAAQDGIANPRHHFQAIRLS; this is translated from the coding sequence ATGAAAAATATACTTTCCATCCAGTCACATGTCGTTTTTGGTCATGCCGGTAACAGCGCGGCAGAGTTTCCGATGCGTCGGATGGGCGCAAACGTTTGGCCGTTGAATACGGTGCAGTTCTCTAATCATACCCAATACGGTCACTGGACGGGGTGTGTGATGCCCGCCAGCCACCTGACCGAGGTGGTGCAGGGAATTGCGAACATCGACAAACTGAAGACCTGTAATGCGGTGTTGAGCGGCTATATCGGCTCCGCCGAGCAAGGGGAACATATTCTGGGCATTGTTCGTCAGGTGAAAGAGGCTAATCCTGATGCGCTGTACTTCTGCGATCCGGTGATGGGTACGCCGGAGAAAGGCTGTATCGTCGCGCCCGGTGTGTCTGATTTCCACTGCCAGCAGTCGCTGCTAGCGGCCGACATTATCGCGCCGAATCTGCCTGAACTAGAGCTGCTGGGTGGTCGTACCGTGCATAACGTGGCCGAAGCCGTAGAGACCGCGCGTGCCCTGTGTGCAAAAGGGCCAAAAATCGTTCTGGTAAAACACCTGAGTCGCGCAGCTACGCGTGAAGACAGCTTTGAAATGCTGCTGGTGACGCTGACGGATGCCTGGCACATCAGCCGCCCGCTGGTAGAGTTTGAACGTCAACCTGTCGGCGTGGGCGATTTGACCAGTGGATTACTGCTCGTGAACTTGCTGAAGGGCGTGGCGTTGGATAAAGCGCTGGAGCACACTACGGCGGCGGTCTATGAAGTCATGCTGGTGACGAAAGAGATGAACGAGTATGAGTTGCAACTAGTTGCGGCTCAGGATGGGATTGCTAATCCGCGTCATCACTTCCAGGCGATTCGCCTGTCGTAA
- a CDS encoding dicarboxylate/amino acid:cation symporter: MKKNRLLFFIALAILLGIIVGGACHSLLTEQEAKEVVSYFNLVTDVFLRLIKMIIAPLVFATLVSGLASMGNSSSVGRIGLKAMVWFICSSVVSLFIGMMLANIFEPGVGMNLAIPSTPIAVETGVNTGGFTLKSFIAHIFPRSIVEAMANNEILQILVFSMFFGSALAFVKGQNKHAVTMESMIEELAKVMFRVTDYVMRLAPLAVFSSLASSITTEGLGLLLDFGKVIGEFYLGLALLWGLMFGAGALFLGKKATWGLIKLLREPSMLAFATASSEAAYPKTMEALSEFGVPKKITSFVLPLGYSFNLVGSMIYQAFAILFIAQAYNIHLSLTEQTLILLTLMITSKGMAGVARAAVVVVAATLPMFSLPEAGILLIIGIDQFLDMGRTATNVIGNGMATAVVAKLERNHDLEEPDHEHSDEEAPVMAAGNV; encoded by the coding sequence ATGAAAAAGAACCGGTTATTATTTTTTATAGCCTTGGCTATTCTTCTCGGGATTATTGTCGGCGGCGCCTGTCATTCTTTATTAACGGAGCAGGAAGCCAAAGAGGTCGTATCCTACTTTAATTTAGTGACCGATGTTTTTCTTCGCCTGATAAAAATGATTATTGCGCCATTGGTATTCGCCACATTGGTTTCTGGCCTTGCTAGCATGGGGAACTCTTCTTCCGTTGGCCGAATAGGGCTGAAGGCAATGGTGTGGTTTATTTGTTCTTCCGTGGTTTCTCTTTTTATTGGCATGATGTTAGCAAACATCTTCGAGCCAGGCGTCGGAATGAATCTCGCCATTCCAAGTACACCAATAGCGGTAGAGACCGGCGTGAATACCGGTGGATTTACACTGAAAAGTTTCATTGCCCATATATTTCCACGCAGCATCGTCGAAGCGATGGCGAATAACGAAATATTGCAGATTTTGGTGTTCTCCATGTTCTTCGGTTCCGCGCTGGCTTTTGTAAAAGGCCAGAATAAACATGCTGTCACGATGGAATCGATGATAGAGGAACTGGCGAAAGTGATGTTCCGGGTGACGGATTATGTCATGCGGTTAGCACCTCTGGCCGTATTTTCCTCGTTGGCGTCGTCTATTACGACCGAAGGTCTGGGGCTTCTTCTCGACTTTGGTAAAGTCATTGGTGAGTTCTATCTTGGTCTAGCGCTGCTATGGGGGCTCATGTTCGGGGCTGGTGCGCTGTTCCTCGGTAAGAAAGCAACCTGGGGCCTGATCAAACTGCTGCGTGAACCCAGCATGCTGGCGTTTGCCACGGCCAGCAGCGAAGCGGCCTATCCGAAAACGATGGAAGCGCTGAGTGAATTCGGCGTTCCCAAAAAAATCACCAGCTTTGTACTTCCGTTGGGGTATTCCTTTAACCTTGTTGGTTCCATGATCTATCAGGCTTTTGCCATTCTGTTTATCGCACAGGCTTACAATATCCACTTAAGCTTGACGGAGCAGACCCTGATTCTGTTGACGCTGATGATCACCAGTAAAGGTATGGCTGGCGTGGCGCGTGCCGCGGTCGTCGTGGTGGCAGCCACCTTGCCGATGTTCAGCTTACCCGAAGCAGGCATTTTGCTGATTATTGGTATCGATCAGTTCCTGGATATGGGCCGCACGGCGACCAATGTGATTGGTAACGGCATGGCGACCGCAGTTGTGGCCAAGCTCGAGCGAAACCACGATCTGGAAGAACCCGATCATGAGCATTCCGACGAAGAAGCACCAGTGATGGCAGCCGGGAATGTCTAA
- a CDS encoding DUF2291 family protein codes for MLFDERCRACWIGLCALLLSACTVVDLDENGKPIIPIDPAATPSYSTMTPENIATALWQPTLLPTTQQQALSWDEVKKTQAALEDSGRKAVYARLQGTVSGIDRESREGKLTLDVQGDAVTLQLGPIVKGNAIRDAAGFIRFDDFKNQVQFAQLARALNNKALASLPELDADVQGKSVNVLAALVITKQGISEAVPMTLNLTETSGGGAQ; via the coding sequence ATGCTGTTCGATGAACGATGCCGCGCCTGCTGGATTGGGCTCTGCGCCTTGCTGCTGTCGGCCTGTACGGTGGTCGATCTGGATGAAAACGGTAAACCGATCATTCCGATCGACCCAGCGGCTACGCCGAGCTATAGCACCATGACGCCAGAGAACATCGCGACGGCGCTGTGGCAGCCAACGCTGCTCCCAACCACGCAGCAGCAGGCGTTGTCCTGGGACGAGGTGAAGAAAACGCAGGCTGCGCTGGAGGATTCAGGGCGTAAAGCTGTCTACGCACGGCTTCAGGGCACGGTCAGCGGGATTGACCGGGAAAGTCGCGAAGGAAAATTGACGCTTGATGTGCAAGGTGACGCCGTCACGCTTCAACTTGGGCCCATCGTTAAAGGCAATGCCATTCGCGATGCGGCTGGGTTTATTCGCTTTGATGACTTCAAAAATCAGGTTCAGTTTGCCCAACTGGCTCGCGCGCTGAATAACAAAGCGCTCGCGTCATTGCCGGAGCTGGATGCGGACGTGCAGGGTAAGTCCGTTAACGTACTGGCGGCATTGGTGATAACCAAGCAGGGCATCAGCGAAGCGGTGCCGATGACGTTAAACCTGACCGAAACGAGTGGCGGAGGGGCGCAGTGA